In the genome of Pseudorasbora parva isolate DD20220531a chromosome 10, ASM2467924v1, whole genome shotgun sequence, one region contains:
- the snx9a gene encoding sorting nexin-9a gives MAVKAQVLYDFTAEPGNNELTVLEGEILTITNQNVGGGWVEARNSRGNVGLVPEDYIEVKHGSTPASATQHIDAHSQGYNNSAANTQGVNGNEAWTATTWSNNNAADNCNYYEQEPVGNNGSVYSFDEEWDDDSDDGKSTGGYGGSQVEEGGTMQRGGAHSTMKISLNKFPGFSKTPNPELYLLTKHIAKGNDRLPIYAGEVGPVWLYPQTHLDCVVADPKKGSKMYGLKSYIEYQVTPNTTNRPVNHRYKHFDWLYERLVEKFACALPIPCLPDKQVTGRFEEEFIKMRMERLQGWMSRMCRHPVISNSEVFQLFLNYRDEKEWKLGKRKAERDETVGVKIFSTIDPELPELDPTQVEQKYETYSQFSRSMDNSVKELLAVGHLHWKRCTGPLQKEYRQIGKAFQNLSSVFNTSGYPRESTLTEALTTTGKTYEEIAEIVAGQPRKDLHFLLETNTEYKGLLGCFPDTIGVHKAAIDKVKEADHMVAINKISPQDKQTMEKNLSSMSYALQAEMNHFHSNRIYDYNRLMQFYLEEQVKFYETIAEKLKRALGQYTTM, from the exons ATGGCAGTGAAG GCTCAGGTATTATATGACTTCACCGCTGAGCCTGGCAACAATGAGCTGACTGTTCTAGAAGGTGAAATACTCACAATCACAAACCAG AATGTAGGCGGTGGCTGGGTAGAGGCTCGGAATTCCAGAGGAAACGTAGGCCTGGTTCCAGAAGACTATATTGAG GTCAAGCATGGTTCCACACCAGCATCAGCGACACAGCACATTGATGCTCACAGTCAAGGTTACAACAACAGCGCAGCAAACACGCAG gGGGTTAATGGAAATGAGGCTTGGACTGCCACGACATGGTCCAACAACAACGCTGCAGACAACTGTAACTACTATGAACAGGAACCAGTAGGCAATAATG GTTCTGTCTATTCCTTTGATGAGGAATGGGATGATGATTCCGATGATGGAAAGTCAACAGGCGGTTATGGAGGTTCCCAGGTGGAAGAGGGCGGAACGATGCAGCGTGGCGGGGCTCACTCTACAATGAAAATATCTCTCAACAA GTTTCCAGGGTTCTCCAAGACCCCAAATCCAGAGCTGTATCTACTTACCAAGCATATAGCTAAAGGAAATGACAGACTGCCAATTTAT GCGGGTGAGGTGGGTCCAGTATGGCTGTATCCACAAACTCATTTAGATTGTGTAGTGGCTGATCCCAAAAAGGGTTCAAAAATGTATGGCCTGAAGAGCTACATTGAATACCAGGTCACACCTAAT ACTACAAACAGACCTGTCAATCACAGATACAAACACTTTGACTGGTTATATGAAAGGCTTGTGGAGAAGTTTGCCTGTGCTCTACCCATCCCATGTCTGCCTGACAAACAAGTTACAG GCCGATTTGAAGAGGAATTTATCAAAATGCGCATGGAACGCCTGCAGGGCTGGATGTCCCGCATGTGCCGACATCCGGTGATCTCAAACAGTGAAGTTTTCCAGCTCTTCCTTAACTACAGAGACGAGAAG GAGTGGAAACTTGGGAAGCGGAAAGCAGAGAGAGATGAAACAGTGGGAGTGAAGATCTTCTCCACCATAGATCCAGAGCTCCCAGAGCTAGATCCTACTCAAGT GGAGCAGAAGTATGAAACGTACAGCCAGTTTAGTAGATCTATGGACAATAGTGTTAAGGAACTACTGGCTGTTGGGCATCTTCACTGGAAGAGATGTACAGGCC CATTGCAAAAGGAGTATCGACAGATCGGAAAAGCATTTCAGAACCTGTCGTCAGTTTTCAACACCAGTGGATACCCAA GGGAATCAACTCTGACAGAGGCATTAACTACAACGGGGAAAACATATGAGGAAATAGCAGAAATTGTTGCAGGACAG cCAAGAAAAGATCTACACTTCCTGCTGGAAACAAACACAGAATACAAGGGACTACTGGGCTGCTTCCCTGACACAATAGGAGTTCACAAG gcTGCCATTGATAAAGTGAAAGAGGCTGATCATATGGTGGCAATTAATAAAATTAGCCCACAAGATAAACAAACTATGGAAAAGAATCTCAGCTCCATGTCTTATGCCTTGCAAG CGGAGATGAATCACTTCCATAGCAACCGTATCTATGACTACAACAGACTCATGCAATTCTACCTGGAGGAACAGGTGAAATTCTATGAAACG ATTGCTGAAAAGCTGAAGAGAGCGCTTGGTCAGTATACCACCATGTGA